A window of Sulfurimonas gotlandica GD1 contains these coding sequences:
- a CDS encoding DUF3185 family protein: MAKKPNVKFLGIALIVLGVGLAFYGYQMSGSMSSKLSVAITGSDTDRVIAFYAAGAISILAGLFFIRK; encoded by the coding sequence ATGGCAAAAAAGCCAAATGTTAAATTTCTTGGTATTGCATTAATAGTTCTAGGTGTAGGATTGGCATTTTATGGATATCAAATGTCTGGTTCTATGTCTTCTAAACTTAGTGTAGCAATCACGGGATCAGACACAGATAGAGTGATTGCTTTTTACGCTGCAGGTGCTATAAGTATACTTGCAGGTTTGTTTTTCATTCGCAAGTAA
- a CDS encoding pyridoxal phosphate-dependent aminotransferase: MLTDRVNTLSESITIAITTLAQELKAEGKDILSFSAGEPDFDTPQVIKDAAIAAINEGFTKYTAVDGIVELRVAIAAKLKKDNGLTYAPNQIITNNGAKHSLFNLISATIQKGAEVIIPSPYWVTYPELVNYCGGKVVEIETTDETSFKITPEQLKAAITPKSRMLILTSPSNPTGSIYTRDELVELGKVLEGTDIIVASDEMYEKLTYDGTFTSCAAVSEDMYKRTVTINGLSKSVAMTGWRFGYMAAADTELIKATKKLQSQSTSNINTITQKAAIAGLDGSADADIEMMRKAFIERRDEAVKLVNAIDGLSVVKPDGAFYLFVNIKEVSSDSLDFAKELLDKKLVAVVPGVAFGSEGYFRMSFATDIETIRTGIARIAEFVAELKN; the protein is encoded by the coding sequence ATGCTAACTGATCGCGTTAACACACTATCTGAATCTATTACGATTGCTATTACAACTTTGGCACAAGAATTAAAAGCAGAGGGCAAAGATATACTTAGCTTTTCTGCAGGTGAACCAGACTTTGACACACCTCAAGTTATTAAAGATGCTGCTATAGCAGCTATTAATGAAGGTTTTACAAAATACACTGCTGTTGATGGGATTGTTGAACTAAGAGTTGCTATTGCTGCAAAATTAAAAAAAGACAATGGTTTAACTTATGCTCCAAACCAAATCATAACAAACAATGGTGCAAAGCATTCACTGTTTAATCTTATTTCTGCCACTATTCAAAAAGGTGCTGAAGTAATCATCCCTTCTCCATATTGGGTAACTTATCCTGAGTTAGTGAACTACTGTGGTGGTAAAGTTGTTGAAATTGAGACTACTGATGAGACTTCATTTAAAATCACGCCTGAGCAATTAAAAGCTGCCATAACTCCAAAATCAAGAATGCTTATATTAACTTCTCCATCAAACCCGACAGGTTCTATCTATACAAGAGATGAACTAGTAGAACTTGGAAAAGTTTTAGAAGGAACTGATATCATTGTAGCATCTGATGAGATGTATGAGAAACTAACTTACGATGGTACATTTACATCATGTGCTGCTGTAAGCGAAGATATGTACAAAAGAACAGTTACTATCAATGGTCTAAGTAAGTCTGTAGCAATGACTGGTTGGAGATTCGGCTATATGGCTGCTGCAGATACTGAACTTATTAAAGCAACTAAAAAGCTACAGAGCCAAAGTACTTCAAACATCAATACTATTACTCAAAAAGCTGCAATCGCAGGTCTAGATGGAAGTGCAGATGCAGATATAGAAATGATGAGAAAAGCATTTATAGAGCGCAGAGATGAAGCTGTTAAACTAGTCAATGCGATTGATGGACTTAGTGTTGTTAAACCTGATGGAGCTTTTTACCTATTTGTAAACATCAAAGAAGTTAGTTCTGACTCACTTGACTTTGCAAAAGAGTTATTAGATAAGAAACTTGTTGCTGTAGTTCCTGGTGTTGCTTTTGGTAGTGAAGGTTATTTTAGAATGAGTTTTGCTACTGATATTGAGACTATTCGTACAGGTATTGCTAGAATTGCAGAGTTTGTAGCTGAGTTAAAAAACTAA
- the cysE gene encoding serine O-acetyltransferase produces MGLYTDIKEDFSNAYKNDPALNSRIDFIFNYPGVWAIAWYRVAHKFHNAGFKRLARIVMGLNQIVTTIDIHPAAQIGRRVFIDHGVGVVIGETCIIEDDVLIYQGVTLGGVSLTHGKRHPTIKQGAVIGAGAKVLGNITIGEYAKIGANSVVVKEVPDCSTAIGIPAHVIAKGRCKDPFMHNMLPDINKEMFEYLLKRVAVLEHILVEDNKNVLEEDLELESIYESFIKAMKS; encoded by the coding sequence ATGGGACTTTATACTGACATAAAAGAAGACTTTTCGAATGCTTATAAAAATGATCCTGCCCTAAACTCGAGAATAGATTTTATTTTTAATTACCCTGGAGTTTGGGCTATTGCATGGTACAGGGTAGCTCATAAATTCCATAATGCAGGTTTTAAAAGACTTGCAAGAATTGTTATGGGTTTAAATCAGATTGTTACAACTATTGATATTCATCCAGCAGCACAAATTGGCAGAAGAGTATTTATAGACCATGGGGTTGGTGTTGTTATTGGTGAAACATGTATAATTGAAGATGATGTATTAATCTATCAAGGTGTAACTCTTGGTGGGGTATCTCTTACACACGGAAAACGTCACCCTACTATAAAACAAGGTGCTGTTATCGGTGCTGGCGCTAAAGTCTTAGGAAATATCACTATTGGTGAGTATGCTAAGATTGGTGCGAACTCGGTTGTTGTTAAAGAAGTTCCTGACTGCTCTACTGCTATAGGTATTCCTGCTCATGTTATCGCAAAAGGAAGATGTAAAGATCCATTTATGCACAATATGCTTCCAGATATTAACAAAGAGATGTTTGAATATCTTCTAAAAAGGGTTGCAGTTTTAGAGCACATACTCGTTGAAGACAATAAAAATGTACTTGAAGAAGATTTAGAACTAGAAAGTATCTACGAATCATTTATTAAAGCAATGAAAAGCTAA
- the speA gene encoding biosynthetic arginine decarboxylase encodes MNNYGLDIWSNNNFLIENGQIKLNYKSMPALLSIIEEIRTNDVKGPILLRFPHLIKKQITTLYSYFDKAIRYNNYQGNFHAVFPLKVNQYPHAVKAIAEQGREFGYGLEAGSKAELILAMSQTTHGAPITVNGFKDKEMMTLGFIAAQSGHNITLTIEGLGELETIIEVANECNLKVPNIGIRVRLHSAGTGIWAKSGGMDAKFGLTSTEIIEAITLLRNENMLDNFTMIHFHIGSQMEDIAPLKRALREAGNIYAELKKMGANSLNSINIGGGLAVEYDQHTHSKSRNYSVDEFSSSVVFLIGEIMNAKNVSHPDIYTESGRFIVASHAVLITPVLELFTQDYQERLLNFKVVNPPLLEELKYLSKNLNNKNSIEYLHDALDHMESLLTLFDLGYIDLQDRSNAEILVHSIIKKALYLTNAYSTNEFVQLQVRLQERYLINASIFQSLPDYWGLDQHFPVMPLHHLDVVPLRAASLWDITCDSDGEIGFNPEKPLYLHDVNLDEEDYFLGFFNVGAYQETLGMNHNLFTHPNEYTVNIDDTSYNIINEVESKNILDILDSIGYNKSDILNKLKHDLKISDFITEKEKNDTLAKLETFVEQNGYLRTTN; translated from the coding sequence ATGAATAACTATGGCTTAGACATATGGTCAAATAATAATTTTCTAATAGAAAATGGTCAAATTAAATTAAACTACAAGAGTATGCCAGCTCTATTATCAATAATAGAAGAAATCCGTACAAACGATGTTAAGGGCCCTATTTTACTTAGGTTTCCGCATCTGATTAAAAAACAGATTACAACTCTTTACTCTTATTTTGATAAAGCGATTAGATATAATAATTATCAAGGTAATTTTCATGCTGTTTTTCCTCTTAAGGTAAATCAATATCCTCACGCTGTCAAAGCAATTGCAGAACAAGGTAGAGAGTTTGGTTATGGACTTGAAGCTGGTAGTAAGGCTGAACTTATACTAGCTATGAGTCAGACAACTCATGGAGCTCCTATAACCGTTAATGGCTTTAAAGACAAGGAGATGATGACTCTCGGGTTTATAGCCGCTCAAAGTGGACACAACATCACACTTACTATTGAAGGTCTTGGCGAACTTGAAACAATTATAGAAGTAGCAAATGAGTGTAATCTTAAAGTTCCAAATATTGGCATTAGAGTAAGACTTCATAGTGCAGGAACTGGAATTTGGGCTAAAAGTGGTGGAATGGATGCTAAATTTGGCTTGACATCAACAGAAATAATAGAAGCGATAACTCTTCTTAGGAATGAGAATATGCTGGATAATTTCACAATGATTCATTTTCATATTGGTTCACAAATGGAAGACATAGCTCCTCTAAAACGAGCTCTTCGTGAAGCTGGAAATATTTATGCTGAACTTAAAAAGATGGGTGCTAATTCGCTTAACAGCATTAATATCGGTGGTGGCTTAGCAGTCGAGTATGATCAACATACACATTCAAAATCTCGTAACTACTCTGTTGATGAGTTTTCAAGTTCTGTTGTATTCTTAATTGGTGAAATCATGAATGCTAAGAATGTATCACATCCTGATATATACACGGAATCTGGTAGATTCATAGTTGCTTCACATGCTGTGTTGATTACTCCTGTTCTTGAACTCTTTACTCAAGATTATCAAGAAAGACTCTTAAACTTTAAAGTGGTGAATCCTCCACTTTTAGAAGAGTTAAAATATCTGTCTAAAAATCTAAATAATAAAAATTCTATTGAGTATTTGCACGATGCACTAGACCACATGGAGTCTTTACTAACCCTATTCGACTTAGGATATATAGACCTTCAAGACAGATCAAATGCTGAGATTCTGGTACATAGTATCATCAAGAAAGCTTTATATTTAACTAATGCATATTCAACAAATGAATTTGTACAGCTTCAAGTAAGACTTCAAGAAAGATATCTTATAAATGCTTCTATATTTCAGAGTTTACCGGATTACTGGGGATTAGATCAACATTTTCCTGTTATGCCTCTTCATCACTTAGATGTAGTTCCACTAAGAGCAGCTTCTCTTTGGGACATAACATGCGACAGCGACGGAGAGATAGGTTTTAACCCAGAAAAACCATTGTACTTGCATGATGTAAATTTAGATGAAGAAGACTACTTTTTAGGATTCTTTAATGTTGGTGCTTATCAAGAGACACTGGGGATGAATCACAATCTCTTCACGCATCCAAATGAATATACAGTTAATATAGATGACACTTCTTATAATATTATAAACGAAGTTGAATCAAAAAATATTTTAGATATTCTAGACTCTATTGGATACAATAAAAGTGATATTTTAAACAAACTTAAACATGATTTGAAAATCAGTGATTTTATCACAGAAAAAGAAAAAAATGATACACTTGCAAAACTTGAAACTTTTGTAGAGCAAAATGGCTATCTGCGAACGACTAACTAA
- a CDS encoding FMN-binding glutamate synthase family protein gives MDTLHVLWSLFIDFIEFFLLGGVFVLILLYIYDKHIQRKHALLINYPVIGRFRYFFEALREPLRQYFAEETFYDSKDKVDWVYTAAKDKPNYKSFSVAQPFSGSRFIIKHATNVLNEDEVDDDTSVVFGKDREIPFVSHTPIIRSAMSDGSLSPEAIRAFSIAGANTNLTINTGEGSLTSNHLFTHKPDLNNADYLEIIESTPWAEFLFKMGDMLFNRPRALKWYRTALLNEKTQNTYIYDTTSHVLFRVNWNAPIESFPKEVPSDIPNTIFQMSSGLYGVRDENGKFDELRYQKVMKFCRMTEIKIAQGAKQTGGKLSAAKVTADIAYYRGVPEAQNIFSPNRFPFADTTTHLLDFVERLQNLSKKPVGFKIVISDANAIDEMVKEIAKRKAQGRSIPDFITVDSGEGGSATAPLELMESVGLTTNNALYVLDTMLKKHEIRQDIKIIASGKVLTPDDAIITMSMGADAVGIARGFMMSGGCIRARMCSGFGSHVCPVGLATQDEKKRASYLVIKEGKEIGNYHTNLIKGMKMVASVMGVKNINDVNKSHLTFKNQNGEIYFDIDKYFHQKLHI, from the coding sequence ATGGATACACTTCATGTATTATGGTCTTTATTTATAGATTTTATTGAATTTTTCTTACTTGGTGGCGTATTTGTACTGATACTGCTTTACATCTACGATAAGCACATACAAAGAAAGCATGCTTTACTTATTAACTATCCTGTTATTGGGCGATTTAGATACTTTTTTGAAGCACTGAGAGAACCACTACGTCAATACTTTGCAGAAGAAACATTTTATGATTCAAAAGATAAAGTTGACTGGGTTTATACAGCAGCAAAAGACAAACCAAACTATAAATCCTTCTCAGTAGCTCAGCCTTTTTCTGGTTCAAGATTTATTATTAAACACGCCACAAACGTACTAAATGAAGATGAAGTTGATGATGACACATCTGTGGTGTTTGGAAAAGACAGAGAAATCCCTTTTGTATCTCACACTCCTATTATTCGTTCTGCCATGAGTGATGGATCACTTAGTCCCGAAGCTATTAGAGCATTTTCTATTGCTGGTGCTAATACAAACCTTACTATAAATACAGGTGAGGGATCTTTAACTTCGAACCACCTTTTTACCCACAAACCTGACCTTAACAATGCTGATTATCTTGAAATTATAGAAAGTACTCCATGGGCAGAATTTCTTTTTAAAATGGGGGATATGCTTTTTAATAGACCTAGAGCTCTTAAATGGTACAGAACTGCTTTATTAAACGAGAAAACTCAAAACACATACATTTATGATACCACTTCACATGTTCTGTTTCGTGTTAACTGGAATGCTCCTATAGAATCATTTCCAAAAGAAGTTCCGAGTGATATACCAAATACAATTTTTCAGATGAGTTCCGGGCTTTATGGCGTAAGGGATGAAAATGGTAAATTTGACGAATTAAGATACCAAAAAGTAATGAAATTCTGCCGTATGACAGAGATTAAGATTGCCCAAGGTGCAAAACAGACTGGTGGAAAACTTTCAGCTGCTAAAGTTACTGCTGATATAGCCTACTATAGAGGTGTTCCTGAGGCTCAAAATATATTTTCACCTAATAGATTCCCCTTTGCAGATACAACAACGCATCTGCTTGACTTTGTTGAGAGACTGCAAAATTTATCAAAAAAACCGGTTGGTTTTAAAATAGTTATCTCAGATGCTAATGCAATTGACGAAATGGTTAAAGAAATAGCAAAAAGAAAAGCACAAGGAAGAAGTATCCCTGACTTTATAACTGTAGATAGTGGAGAAGGTGGAAGTGCTACAGCTCCGCTAGAACTTATGGAGTCAGTAGGTTTAACAACTAATAATGCTCTATACGTCCTAGATACAATGCTTAAAAAACATGAAATTCGTCAAGATATTAAGATTATTGCTAGCGGCAAGGTTTTAACTCCAGATGATGCAATAATAACTATGTCAATGGGGGCAGATGCTGTTGGTATTGCTAGAGGCTTTATGATGAGCGGTGGATGTATACGTGCTCGCATGTGCTCTGGTTTTGGCTCTCATGTTTGCCCTGTTGGGCTTGCAACTCAAGATGAGAAAAAAAGAGCTTCCTACTTAGTAATAAAGGAAGGTAAAGAGATAGGTAACTACCATACTAACCTCATTAAAGGAATGAAAATGGTTGCTTCTGTTATGGGTGTTAAAAACATAAATGATGTAAATAAATCACATCTTACGTTTAAAAATCAAAATGGTGAAATATACTTTGATATTGATAAATATTTTCATCAAAAATTACACATATAG
- the hisS gene encoding histidine--tRNA ligase, with protein MIQSLRGMNDILSEDYERFTHFINTATDIAQKYGYHFIETPLLEETALFKRSVGESSDIVGKEMYQFIDKGENDVCLRPEGTAGVVRAFIQKKLDKAGGTHRYFYHGPMFRYERPQKGRLREFHQFGVESFGVDSVYEDATMIMMVSDILKALGIGYRLQLNSLGDNNCMPDYRNKLVKFVQECGDEICEDCVRRLETNPIRVLDCKNNSCQTLYEGAPKLINCLCQNCEDDFSSLKKILEENGIDYEIDTNLVRGLDYYSKTAFEFVSDNIGSQSAIAGGGRYDRLVEFLDGRPTPAVGFAMGIERLMELIVMPEISRDGYFIGAMDAEAVDLVIQLTQKKRKTDKATVDYKAKNLQKHLKAADKANAKFCCVIGSEELRNGTIWVKNLEDKIEQTINIGDF; from the coding sequence ATGATTCAATCACTCAGAGGAATGAACGATATTTTAAGTGAAGACTACGAAAGATTTACTCACTTTATTAATACTGCTACAGATATAGCCCAAAAATACGGGTATCACTTTATTGAAACTCCATTATTAGAAGAAACTGCTCTCTTTAAACGCTCTGTTGGGGAATCAAGCGATATTGTTGGAAAAGAGATGTATCAGTTTATTGATAAGGGTGAAAATGATGTATGTCTTCGTCCAGAAGGAACAGCTGGTGTTGTTCGTGCATTTATTCAAAAAAAATTAGACAAAGCCGGTGGAACACATAGATATTTTTACCATGGTCCAATGTTTCGCTATGAGAGACCTCAAAAGGGAAGACTAAGAGAGTTTCATCAGTTTGGTGTTGAAAGCTTTGGTGTAGATAGCGTTTATGAGGATGCTACTATGATTATGATGGTTAGTGATATCCTAAAAGCTCTTGGAATTGGGTACAGACTTCAGCTAAACTCTCTTGGTGACAACAACTGTATGCCTGACTATCGAAATAAATTAGTAAAATTTGTACAAGAGTGTGGAGATGAGATTTGTGAAGATTGTGTTAGACGACTAGAAACTAACCCTATTAGAGTACTTGATTGTAAAAATAATTCATGCCAAACACTTTATGAAGGTGCACCAAAGCTAATCAACTGCTTATGTCAAAACTGTGAAGATGATTTCAGCTCTTTAAAAAAGATATTAGAAGAAAATGGTATTGATTATGAAATAGACACAAACCTCGTTCGTGGTCTAGACTACTACTCTAAAACTGCATTTGAGTTTGTAAGCGACAATATCGGTTCGCAAAGTGCAATTGCAGGTGGTGGTAGATACGACAGATTAGTAGAGTTTCTTGATGGTCGCCCTACTCCTGCTGTAGGTTTTGCAATGGGAATAGAGAGATTGATGGAACTGATTGTAATGCCTGAAATCTCTAGAGATGGTTATTTTATTGGTGCTATGGACGCTGAAGCTGTTGATTTGGTAATTCAACTTACTCAAAAGAAAAGAAAAACAGACAAAGCAACTGTTGACTACAAAGCAAAGAATCTGCAAAAACACTTAAAAGCAGCAGATAAAGCCAATGCTAAATTCTGTTGTGTAATAGGTTCTGAAGAGTTGAGAAACGGTACTATCTGGGTAAAAAACTTAGAAGACAAAATAGAACAAACAATAAATATAGGAGATTTTTAA
- a CDS encoding superoxide dismutase, which yields MIDLQKLPFADNALEPFISEETIRYHYYKHHTAYANKLNELIQGTEFDKMSLSSIIRDSDGAIFNNSAQVFNHTFYWNSLTHLKLNPSGKLLTKINNDFGSLEALKEEFIKAGTTLFGSGWVWLVREPKGQLILRKTENAHTPLSSGLVPLFVCDVWEHAYYIDYRNLRPKYLEEFWNHINWDFAGEAYEKTDNDVFIGTEVCNDIHDPFCQILDDLQNGDRVTS from the coding sequence ATGATTGATTTACAAAAACTGCCGTTTGCAGATAATGCCCTTGAGCCTTTTATCTCTGAAGAAACAATAAGATATCATTACTACAAACATCATACCGCTTATGCAAATAAGCTAAATGAGTTAATTCAAGGAACTGAGTTTGATAAGATGTCACTATCATCAATTATTCGTGATTCTGATGGAGCAATTTTTAATAATTCTGCACAAGTGTTTAATCATACTTTTTATTGGAATAGTCTTACTCATTTAAAGCTAAATCCAAGTGGAAAACTTTTAACAAAGATAAATAATGACTTTGGCTCTTTAGAAGCTCTAAAAGAAGAGTTTATAAAGGCGGGAACAACACTTTTTGGCTCAGGTTGGGTATGGCTAGTTAGAGAACCTAAAGGGCAGTTGATACTTAGAAAGACTGAAAATGCTCATACACCTCTAAGTTCAGGACTGGTACCATTATTTGTATGTGATGTTTGGGAACATGCTTATTATATTGATTACAGAAACTTACGTCCAAAATACTTGGAAGAGTTTTGGAATCATATTAATTGGGATTTTGCAGGAGAAGCATATGAAAAAACAGATAATGACGTTTTTATAGGGACAGAAGTGTGCAATGATATACACGATCCTTTTTGTCAAATACTTGATGATCTCCAAAATGGGGACAGAGTAACAAGCTAA
- the tmk gene encoding dTMP kinase has product MYIAIEGIDTAGKSTQIQKLKENFPDAIITKEPGATAIGKEIREIVLSAKAQSKKAEFLLFLADRAEHIKEVVEPNLDKMIISDRSAVSGVAYALIQGEISETAIVHLNRFATGGIYPQKVFLLKLTKEELEYRLSQKELDGIELRGSEYLLSIQDAIIKATELLNLELVTIDATNSIEDITKEILKNIE; this is encoded by the coding sequence ATGTACATTGCAATAGAAGGCATAGATACTGCAGGAAAGAGCACACAGATTCAAAAACTCAAAGAGAACTTTCCAGATGCTATAATCACGAAAGAGCCAGGTGCAACTGCAATAGGCAAAGAGATAAGAGAGATAGTTCTTAGTGCAAAGGCCCAAAGTAAAAAGGCTGAGTTCTTACTTTTTTTAGCAGACCGTGCCGAGCATATAAAAGAAGTAGTTGAGCCTAATTTAGACAAAATGATTATCTCTGACAGAAGTGCAGTAAGCGGTGTGGCATACGCTTTAATTCAAGGTGAAATAAGTGAGACAGCTATAGTTCATTTAAATAGATTTGCGACAGGTGGTATATATCCCCAAAAAGTTTTTCTTCTTAAACTTACAAAAGAAGAACTTGAGTACAGACTTTCTCAAAAAGAGTTAGACGGCATCGAGCTAAGAGGTTCAGAGTATCTCTTAAGCATACAAGATGCCATCATAAAAGCTACTGAGCTTCTAAACTTGGAACTAGTAACCATAGATGCTACAAACTCCATTGAAGACATAACTAAAGAAATACTCAAAAATATCGAGTAA
- the coaD gene encoding pantetheine-phosphate adenylyltransferase: MKRIALYPGTFDPITNGHYDIIERALGLFDEVIIAVAISADKKPMFTLNERIEMTKKAIGHLDNVSVLGFDNLTVELAKTHGATILIRGLRAVSDFEYELQLGYLNNSLDDSIETVYLMPKLKHAFISSSSVRNLLKFNAKTEHLLPKEVQEIIGSMDSCTLQ, from the coding sequence TTGAAAAGAATCGCACTATATCCTGGTACTTTTGACCCTATTACAAATGGCCACTATGATATTATAGAAAGAGCTTTAGGACTATTCGATGAAGTAATTATTGCAGTTGCTATTTCGGCAGACAAAAAACCTATGTTTACACTTAATGAACGTATAGAAATGACAAAAAAAGCCATAGGGCACCTAGATAATGTAAGCGTTCTCGGTTTTGACAATCTAACAGTAGAACTTGCTAAAACTCACGGAGCGACTATTCTTATACGTGGGCTTAGAGCAGTAAGTGATTTTGAATATGAGCTGCAACTTGGATATCTAAATAACTCATTAGATGACTCAATAGAAACCGTTTATCTAATGCCAAAACTAAAACATGCTTTTATCAGTTCATCAAGCGTAAGAAACTTACTAAAATTTAACGCTAAAACTGAGCATCTACTTCCAAAAGAAGTTCAAGAGATTATAGGGAGTATGGATTCATGTACATTGCAATAG
- a CDS encoding UbiX family flavin prenyltransferase: MNKKIIIATSGASGVNLGIKTLKLLPKEIDRHFIMTKNSGIVLDKENNLTMHDNEDISASIASGSFGTDAMIIAPCSMNTLAKIACGISDNLVTRCASVMIKEQKKLIIAPREMPFSAIALENMQKLATLGVIIAPPVMAYYSEQQTLDEMENFIIGKWFDLLGIENNLYKRWE, translated from the coding sequence ATGAATAAAAAAATAATCATTGCTACAAGTGGAGCAAGTGGAGTTAACCTGGGAATTAAAACTCTTAAGTTGCTACCTAAAGAGATTGATAGGCACTTTATAATGACAAAAAACTCTGGCATTGTTCTAGACAAAGAAAATAATTTAACGATGCATGACAATGAAGATATTTCAGCAAGTATCGCTTCTGGCTCATTTGGTACGGATGCTATGATTATAGCACCATGCAGTATGAATACTTTGGCTAAAATAGCTTGCGGAATCTCAGATAACTTAGTTACAAGATGTGCAAGCGTAATGATAAAAGAGCAAAAGAAACTAATCATTGCTCCCAGAGAGATGCCGTTTTCTGCCATAGCTTTAGAAAACATGCAAAAACTTGCAACGCTAGGAGTTATAATAGCTCCACCAGTAATGGCTTATTACTCAGAACAACAGACTCTTGATGAGATGGAAAACTTCATTATTGGCAAGTGGTTTGATCTACTTGGCATTGAAAATAACTTATATAAAAGATGGGAATAA
- the flgA gene encoding flagellar basal body P-ring formation chaperone FlgA produces the protein MLTKFIFFILLSTILSANNIIQSTYYVNSNDIYLSHIIKDAPSNKQIYKIKPGKYTKRVRSKDLLKTLKKHGYRDFSAKSMYVKFIKKSPIDTSKIALYIKEYYLNNYDQIDIKEIKVESRGYIATLPKNYSIEIRKKNYLSKSGIVNIKTSDNKKIFFNYTINANILIYLSNKKINRDTELSPLNTVKKSILLDNFMAKPIQNIDSNALQGKHNIKKDEVITTRDVEILSVVKRDSFIDVSLNSKNMSISFSAKALQDGKLGDTITVQKSSGKRLKVRVTGKNRAEMR, from the coding sequence ATGTTAACTAAATTTATCTTTTTTATCCTACTTTCTACAATACTATCCGCCAACAATATTATACAAAGCACTTACTATGTAAATTCTAATGATATATATCTCTCTCACATCATCAAAGATGCCCCTAGCAACAAACAAATATATAAAATAAAACCTGGAAAATACACCAAAAGAGTAAGATCAAAAGACTTGCTTAAAACATTAAAAAAACATGGATACAGAGACTTTAGCGCTAAAAGTATGTATGTTAAATTTATAAAGAAAAGCCCTATTGACACTTCAAAAATAGCCTTATACATTAAAGAGTATTATTTAAATAATTACGATCAAATAGATATAAAAGAGATTAAAGTAGAATCAAGAGGTTATATAGCAACTCTTCCAAAAAACTACAGCATTGAAATCAGAAAAAAAAACTACCTCTCTAAAAGTGGTATTGTAAATATAAAAACATCAGATAATAAGAAAATATTTTTTAACTATACTATAAATGCAAATATTTTGATTTATCTATCAAATAAAAAGATAAATAGAGATACTGAACTATCTCCATTAAACACTGTAAAAAAGAGTATACTTTTAGATAATTTTATGGCAAAACCTATACAAAACATAGATTCCAATGCTCTTCAAGGCAAGCATAATATAAAAAAAGATGAAGTTATCACAACAAGAGATGTTGAAATTTTAAGCGTTGTAAAGAGGGACTCTTTCATAGACGTTAGTTTAAACTCCAAAAATATGTCCATAAGTTTTAGTGCTAAAGCACTCCAAGATGGTAAGCTTGGAGACACCATAACAGTTCAAAAGAGCAGTGGGAAAAGACTTAAAGTAAGAGTTACTGGTAAAAATAGAGCGGAGATGAGATGA